In one Rutidosis leptorrhynchoides isolate AG116_Rl617_1_P2 chromosome 8, CSIRO_AGI_Rlap_v1, whole genome shotgun sequence genomic region, the following are encoded:
- the LOC139864761 gene encoding transcription factor MYB106-like: MGKPPSFEMGLKKGPWTSEEDQKLIAYIEQHGHGSWRTLPLKAGLQRCGKSCRLRWINYLRPDIKRGKFSLQEERSIMQLHALLGNRWSAIAAHLPKRTDNEIKNYWNTNLKKRLTKMGIDPNTHRSSRIAATSNLSHMTQWESARLEAEARLVRSNSKLIISKSSNQQMHNKHDQPFSQPQPQPQPLCFDHVLQLCQNITQQSSHLKSWSQTPFCTLNYFEKALSSLTNIQNPSTQTKNNVKPPSTIDCLNDHACKVLKEPLHNINIDDISKKLDQNKFQVNDDIFYQDNDTMEALTHSLFGDLDDNNDCWSGVLDHILWQEQ; this comes from the exons ATGGGGAAGCCACCAAGTTTCGAAATGGGGTTAAAGAAAGGGCCATGGACTAGTGAGGAAGATCAAAAGCTTATCGCTTACATTGAACAACATGGTCATGGAAGTTGGCGCACACTACCTCTTAAAGCGG GGTTACAAAGATGCGGAAAAAGTTGCAGACTGAGGTGGATAAATTATTTGAGACCCGATATCAAAAGAGGAAAGTTTAGTTTACAAGAAGAACGAAGCATCATGCAACTCCATGCTCTTCTCGGTAATAG ATGGTCAGCTATAGCAGCTCATTTACCTAAGAGGACTGACAATGAAATCAAGAATTACTGGAACACCAATCTCAAAAAACGACTAACCAAAATGGGTATCGACCCGAACACTCACAGGTCGTCAAGGATAGCAGCCACTTCCAACTTGAGCCACATGACTCAATGGGAGAGCGCTCGTCTTGAAGCAGAGGCAAGACTCGTTCGTAGTAACTCTAAACTTATTATTTCAAAATCTTCTAACCAACAAATGCACAATAAACATGATCAACCTTTTTCACAacctcaaccacaaccacaaccactatGCTTTGATCATGTGCTTCAACTATGTCAAAACATCACACAACAGTCGTCACATTTAAAAAGCTGGTCACAAACTCCTTTTTGCACCCTAAACTACTTTGAAAAAGCTTTATCATCACTCACAAACATACAAAATCCATCTACGCAAACTAAGAATAATGTTAAACCACCGTCTACTATAGATTGTTTAAATGATCATGCTTGCAAAGTCTTGAAAGAACCACTTCACAATATTAATATCGACGACATTTCAAAAAAATTAGATCAAAACAAATTTCAAGTCAATGACGACATCTTCTATCAAGATAATGACACAATGGAAGCCCTTACACATTCTTTATTCGGTGATCTTGACGA